The following coding sequences are from one Microbacterium wangchenii window:
- a CDS encoding ABC transporter ATP-binding protein, with product MASDAAAGARQLPLLELTEVSVSYSGGAVRALQNVDLRVYRGQIVVLIGVNGAGKTTALSTISGLLPFTGGSLDTGAVLFEGQDLKSKTASARVQRGISMVMEGRRTFPDLTVEENLSAGGFTRTLAEAKESRERVYGMFPILAERRKQLAGLMSGGEQQMLAIGRALMQRPTLLMLDEPSLGLAPLIVEQIKDYIVEINAQGTSVLLIEQNAAMALSIADYAYVLDGKSVARQGTGADLLADPVVQELYLGVAGEGRRSFRVAYEERKRGRIR from the coding sequence ATGGCATCCGATGCCGCAGCAGGTGCGCGACAGCTGCCCCTGCTCGAACTGACCGAGGTGTCCGTCAGCTACTCCGGTGGCGCCGTGCGAGCGCTCCAGAACGTCGACCTGCGGGTGTACCGCGGTCAGATCGTCGTTCTGATCGGCGTGAACGGCGCCGGTAAGACGACGGCCCTGTCCACGATCTCCGGACTCCTGCCCTTCACCGGAGGCTCGCTCGACACCGGCGCGGTCCTGTTCGAAGGTCAGGACCTGAAGTCCAAGACGGCGTCCGCGCGCGTACAGCGGGGGATCTCGATGGTCATGGAGGGGCGACGTACCTTCCCGGACCTGACCGTCGAGGAGAACCTCAGCGCCGGCGGCTTCACCAGGACGTTGGCGGAGGCGAAAGAGAGCCGTGAGCGCGTCTACGGGATGTTCCCGATCCTGGCCGAACGGCGCAAGCAGCTCGCCGGCCTGATGTCCGGCGGTGAGCAGCAGATGCTCGCCATCGGGCGGGCGCTCATGCAGCGTCCCACGCTGCTCATGCTCGACGAACCGTCGCTGGGGCTCGCGCCGCTCATCGTGGAACAGATCAAGGACTACATCGTCGAGATCAACGCCCAGGGGACCAGCGTCCTCCTGATCGAGCAGAACGCCGCGATGGCGCTGTCGATCGCCGATTACGCCTACGTCCTCGATGGGAAATCCGTCGCGCGGCAGGGAACCGGCGCCGATCTGCTGGCGGATCCGGTGGTGCAGGAGCTGTATCTGGGTGTCGCCGGCGAAGGTCGG
- a CDS encoding ABC transporter substrate-binding protein, giving the protein MKRTHVTGAIALLAAAGLALSGCAGTPTGGSDAGPAGDGEIVGGPGVDLDTKTIKVGALVPVSGVFAGAITNIEGMDAAFHRATQPGGAMEGWTLEVVNQDTKYDAATAIPLYEGFKDDVAMVSLVLGSTIIDAMLPSIETDKMTLIPGGTTPNLQFADHLVPSLPMTSSHAASLIPYAVETYDVEDATFCSMTVEDTLGKYIQENFDFTLEELGLTKGIDTTFAPNADQLTAQITSMKNADCDVVMTGGTGGFLQTLAVQSVQQDFTPLVLAGNSAYNITLATGPGADWLAENAIISVPGDEWLGENAPGQAMLIEDLEAINPDYTPSANAHLTGYVNGLLTADILAQALENGDLSREGIATAATEIGTWEDELGLTGGDVVIGATAAENVPPHKLSMFRIDGSVPTGLKLEAYNYDSDVAVKYLESVAP; this is encoded by the coding sequence ATGAAGAGAACACATGTCACCGGTGCCATCGCACTGCTCGCCGCCGCGGGCCTGGCTCTGAGCGGATGCGCCGGAACCCCGACCGGTGGTTCGGACGCCGGCCCAGCCGGCGACGGCGAAATCGTGGGCGGTCCGGGTGTCGACCTGGACACGAAGACGATCAAGGTGGGAGCGCTCGTCCCCGTCTCCGGCGTCTTCGCCGGCGCCATCACGAACATCGAAGGCATGGATGCCGCATTCCACCGCGCCACCCAGCCCGGAGGTGCCATGGAGGGCTGGACGCTCGAAGTGGTGAACCAGGACACGAAGTACGACGCCGCGACCGCGATCCCGCTCTACGAGGGATTCAAGGACGACGTGGCGATGGTCTCGCTCGTGCTCGGCTCGACGATCATCGACGCCATGCTGCCCTCCATCGAGACCGACAAGATGACCCTCATCCCGGGTGGAACGACTCCCAACCTCCAGTTCGCCGACCACCTGGTGCCGAGCCTGCCGATGACCAGCAGCCACGCTGCGAGCCTCATCCCCTACGCGGTCGAAACCTACGACGTGGAGGACGCGACGTTCTGCAGCATGACCGTCGAAGACACGCTGGGCAAGTACATCCAGGAGAACTTCGACTTCACCCTGGAGGAACTGGGTCTCACGAAGGGCATCGACACGACCTTCGCCCCGAACGCCGACCAGCTGACCGCGCAGATCACCTCGATGAAGAACGCCGACTGTGACGTCGTCATGACCGGCGGAACCGGCGGCTTCCTGCAGACGCTGGCGGTGCAGTCGGTGCAGCAGGACTTCACGCCGCTGGTGCTGGCCGGCAACAGCGCCTACAACATCACCCTGGCGACCGGACCCGGCGCCGACTGGCTGGCGGAGAACGCGATCATCTCGGTTCCCGGTGACGAGTGGCTGGGAGAGAACGCTCCGGGCCAGGCCATGCTCATCGAAGACCTCGAGGCGATCAACCCGGACTACACCCCGAGCGCCAACGCCCACTTGACGGGCTACGTCAACGGTCTGCTGACCGCCGACATCCTCGCCCAGGCGCTGGAGAACGGCGACCTCAGCCGTGAAGGCATCGCCACGGCGGCCACGGAGATCGGCACGTGGGAGGACGAGCTCGGCCTCACCGGCGGCGATGTCGTGATCGGGGCGACGGCCGCCGAGAACGTGCCCCCGCACAAGCTGTCGATGTTCCGCATCGACGGATCGGTTCCCACCGGCCTGAAGCTCGAGGCGTACAACTACGACTCGGATGTCGCGGTGAAGTACCTGGAATCCGTCGCTCCGTGA
- a CDS encoding CocE/NonD family hydrolase — protein MVDSTGEVGMPSRRLVDSGVPMTTRDGVTLRSVVHRMADRETQPIVLVRNPYGEPLTRNLPIWSLLDRGFAIVIQDCRGTGDSDGEFVPFEGEGPDTVDAIEWCGSLPFSNGRVVMYGASYSGMVQFAGAVDQPRALAGMIPVVTPDDYQTRLAYRSGVFQMGQLTGWYTMKTLQSLTYRAQHGEDVREVMGRFFRHAADPYASVGSGALIDAPVLSEVLPTWRRWAAADTTGEYWPSISYRDRRSDVEVPALHVGGWFDLFLGGTIANFTCLRAEAATERARAGQRLIIGPWQHIDQSGTVGDMSFGAPASAAGFGLEAAVADFARAAADGSEVPGAPVRLYVMQAGRWREEQEWPLPGTRWTPWFLGEGGSLSPRAPQGDTGETRYIHDPNDPVPMRGGQSGVFAGGLEGGNEWTAGPRDQRPLDGRSDIVRFAGDELAEDLEVTGPVTVRLFAATDAEDTDFVARLIDVHPDGRAIGVVDGIVRAKFRNGQDEATPVGPNEVVEYEIDLWATSWLFRAGHRLRVDIASSSYPNWDVNAGVLGNNAIVPPEQRRTARQRILHNGAHPSHIVLPVQPVSP, from the coding sequence ATGGTTGACAGCACGGGTGAGGTCGGCATGCCCAGCCGGCGACTGGTGGACAGCGGCGTGCCGATGACGACGCGCGACGGCGTCACACTGCGTTCGGTCGTGCACCGGATGGCGGACCGGGAGACGCAGCCGATCGTGCTGGTGCGGAACCCCTACGGCGAGCCGCTGACGCGGAACCTGCCCATCTGGTCCCTTCTGGATCGCGGATTCGCGATCGTGATCCAGGACTGCCGCGGAACGGGTGACTCGGACGGAGAGTTCGTCCCGTTCGAGGGCGAGGGGCCGGACACGGTCGACGCGATCGAGTGGTGCGGATCGCTGCCCTTCTCGAACGGCCGCGTCGTGATGTACGGGGCGTCCTACTCCGGCATGGTCCAGTTCGCGGGCGCTGTGGACCAGCCCCGCGCGCTGGCCGGGATGATTCCGGTCGTGACGCCGGACGACTACCAGACACGGTTGGCATACCGCTCCGGTGTGTTCCAGATGGGGCAGCTCACCGGCTGGTACACCATGAAGACGCTGCAGTCCTTGACCTACCGCGCCCAGCACGGTGAGGACGTGCGCGAGGTGATGGGCCGCTTCTTCCGGCATGCGGCCGATCCGTATGCCTCGGTCGGGTCCGGTGCGCTCATCGACGCGCCAGTGCTCAGCGAGGTTCTCCCCACGTGGCGCCGGTGGGCTGCTGCCGACACGACCGGGGAGTACTGGCCCTCGATCAGCTACCGCGACCGTCGGTCCGACGTCGAGGTGCCCGCGCTGCACGTCGGAGGATGGTTCGACCTCTTCCTCGGCGGGACGATCGCGAACTTCACGTGTCTGCGCGCGGAGGCGGCCACCGAGCGCGCCCGCGCCGGCCAGCGCCTCATCATCGGTCCGTGGCAGCACATCGACCAGAGCGGCACCGTCGGCGATATGAGCTTCGGCGCGCCGGCTTCGGCGGCCGGTTTCGGACTGGAGGCCGCGGTCGCAGACTTCGCGCGAGCGGCCGCCGACGGGAGCGAGGTGCCCGGGGCCCCGGTTCGCCTCTACGTCATGCAGGCTGGACGCTGGCGGGAGGAGCAGGAGTGGCCCCTTCCGGGAACGCGATGGACGCCATGGTTCCTCGGCGAGGGGGGATCGCTCTCCCCGCGGGCGCCGCAGGGGGACACCGGCGAGACCCGCTACATCCACGACCCGAACGACCCTGTTCCCATGCGGGGAGGGCAGTCCGGTGTCTTCGCGGGAGGCCTCGAGGGCGGCAACGAATGGACCGCCGGACCGCGTGACCAGCGACCGCTCGATGGACGCAGCGACATCGTCCGTTTCGCCGGCGACGAACTGGCCGAGGATCTCGAGGTCACCGGGCCGGTGACGGTGCGGCTGTTCGCGGCCACGGACGCCGAGGACACCGACTTCGTCGCTCGCCTCATCGACGTGCACCCCGACGGGCGCGCCATCGGTGTCGTGGACGGGATCGTCCGAGCCAAATTCCGCAACGGGCAGGATGAGGCGACGCCCGTTGGGCCGAACGAGGTCGTGGAGTACGAGATCGACCTGTGGGCGACGAGCTGGCTGTTCCGGGCGGGCCACCGCCTCCGCGTCGACATCGCCAGCTCGTCCTACCCGAACTGGGATGTCAACGCCGGCGTGCTCGGCAACAACGCGATCGTGCCGCCGGAGCAGCGCCGTACGGCCCGGCAGCGGATCCTGCACAACGGCGCTCATCCGTCCCACATCGTGTTGCCCGTGCAACCCGTTTCTCCCTAG
- a CDS encoding LLM class flavin-dependent oxidoreductase: protein MHIGVNFGFGRYDKTVPEYQVVKGETDLAILSEPLGYDSVWAVEHHFTDYSFMPDNIQWLSYVAAKTERIRLGTGAVILPWNDPLRVASKLLLLDNLSGGRAIFGMGRGVARVEFEGLRIPVGESRERMDEAVPMIIEALETGFIEGKGPHYEQPRRQLKPGPIRSFKGRMYTVAGSEDSIIAAVKNRVSVMSFILRPVDKLVETFELYNNLWRETWDDEPAPICINANMYCHEDPDVAKDRMYEYIVNFWHQNVEHYEFLGNHFATQKGYERYAEKAGALREKGVDQAGRDYADAALYGTPQQLIEKLDWMQDVMGQFELVVAPSFGGMPQSMAEVSLRTFAEKVMPTARRNYDARIAGGSKAR from the coding sequence ATGCACATCGGAGTGAACTTCGGTTTCGGCCGCTACGACAAAACCGTCCCGGAGTACCAGGTGGTGAAGGGCGAGACCGATCTCGCCATCCTGTCGGAGCCCCTCGGGTACGACAGCGTGTGGGCCGTCGAACACCACTTCACCGACTACTCCTTCATGCCCGACAACATCCAGTGGCTCTCCTACGTCGCGGCGAAGACCGAGCGCATCCGCCTCGGAACCGGCGCGGTCATCCTGCCGTGGAACGATCCCCTGCGCGTGGCGTCGAAGCTGCTGCTGCTGGACAACCTCTCCGGTGGCCGCGCGATCTTCGGAATGGGCCGAGGGGTTGCCCGTGTCGAATTCGAGGGCCTGCGCATCCCGGTCGGCGAATCGCGCGAGCGCATGGACGAAGCCGTGCCCATGATCATCGAAGCGCTCGAGACAGGTTTCATCGAGGGCAAGGGCCCCCACTACGAGCAGCCGCGGCGCCAGCTCAAGCCGGGGCCGATCCGGAGCTTCAAGGGCCGCATGTACACGGTGGCCGGCTCGGAGGACTCGATCATCGCCGCGGTGAAGAACCGCGTCAGCGTGATGTCCTTCATCCTGCGTCCGGTCGACAAGCTGGTGGAGACGTTCGAGCTGTACAACAACCTGTGGCGTGAGACGTGGGACGATGAACCTGCCCCGATCTGCATCAACGCCAACATGTACTGCCACGAAGACCCCGACGTCGCGAAGGACCGGATGTACGAGTACATCGTCAACTTCTGGCACCAGAACGTCGAGCACTACGAGTTCCTCGGCAACCACTTCGCGACGCAGAAGGGGTACGAGCGCTACGCCGAGAAGGCCGGGGCGCTGCGGGAGAAGGGCGTCGATCAGGCCGGCCGCGACTACGCCGATGCCGCACTGTATGGGACGCCGCAGCAGCTGATCGAGAAGCTGGACTGGATGCAGGACGTGATGGGGCAGTTCGAGCTCGTCGTGGCGCCCTCGTTCGGCGGTATGCCGCAGTCGATGGCCGAGGTCAGCCTGCGGACGTTCGCGGAGAAGGTCATGCCGACCGCGCGCCGCAACTACGACGCCCGCATCGCCGGCGGCTCCAAGGCCCGCTGA
- a CDS encoding NADP-dependent oxidoreductase — MHPETASLTTGLTVAFTQPGGPDVLHVTRVPVAEPGPGEARVRVEAAAVHPSDIAVRAGVMPIAGPPPHVPGMAYAGVVEAVGPDSLWRTGDRVMGMALPSSPYGGAYRERLVAPDDTLGAVPDHIELDQAATLPMNGHTAIQAMRVLDLPPGSTVVVTGAAGALGAIILPLAAAEGLRVIGVCSDDDRPIVLERGAASTVARGDDLAERLVVHAGGPVDAAVDLAVIDDAILPAVRPGGVVVTLRGWAGSGDSGARVVPVMVPREWHAGRQLQKLADARYLTRPLEIFTPHRAEEAHARVQSGRLRSGVVIDFR, encoded by the coding sequence ATGCACCCAGAAACCGCTTCCCTGACGACCGGCCTCACCGTCGCCTTCACGCAGCCCGGCGGCCCCGACGTGCTCCACGTGACCCGCGTACCGGTGGCTGAGCCCGGGCCCGGCGAGGCGCGCGTCCGTGTCGAAGCCGCCGCCGTACATCCGTCCGACATCGCCGTCCGGGCGGGAGTGATGCCCATCGCCGGACCCCCTCCGCACGTACCGGGCATGGCCTACGCCGGAGTCGTCGAGGCGGTCGGGCCCGACAGCCTATGGCGGACCGGTGACCGCGTCATGGGGATGGCCCTCCCCTCGAGTCCCTACGGAGGCGCCTATCGCGAGCGGCTCGTCGCACCGGACGACACCCTGGGCGCGGTACCCGATCACATCGAGCTCGACCAGGCCGCCACGCTGCCGATGAACGGCCATACGGCGATCCAAGCGATGCGCGTGCTCGATCTGCCACCGGGGTCGACCGTCGTCGTCACGGGTGCGGCGGGCGCGCTGGGGGCGATCATCCTTCCCCTCGCTGCCGCCGAAGGGCTGCGGGTCATCGGGGTCTGCTCCGACGATGACCGTCCGATCGTCCTCGAACGAGGCGCGGCGTCGACCGTGGCGCGAGGTGACGATCTCGCCGAGCGACTCGTCGTCCACGCAGGTGGGCCGGTCGACGCCGCCGTCGATCTCGCCGTGATCGACGACGCGATCCTGCCGGCCGTCCGCCCCGGCGGTGTCGTGGTCACTCTGCGCGGCTGGGCGGGCTCGGGGGACAGCGGCGCTCGGGTCGTGCCGGTCATGGTCCCGCGCGAGTGGCACGCCGGCCGTCAGCTCCAGAAGCTCGCCGACGCACGCTACCTGACCCGGCCCCTCGAGATCTTCACGCCGCACCGGGCGGAGGAAGCCCACGCGCGCGTCCAGTCCGGACGACTCCGGTCCGGTGTCGTCATCGACTTCCGCTGA
- a CDS encoding LLM class flavin-dependent oxidoreductase: MHIGLNFGFGKLDPEVSDHDVYRSETELAVLAEGLGYDSVWAVEHHFSDYAFCPDNLLWLAHVAARTSSIKLGTGAVILPWNTQPIRVAEKLLMLDHLSEGRVLFGMGRGLSRKEFEPFGIPLEETRGRFDESSKMIIEAIESGYMQGDGPFFPVPRTPIKPGPFAPWGDRIFTVAGSHDSMVSGVNNKCRLMSFILRPVDKMMPTFQAYLDYYREVWDEQAPPVSLNVAMYCHEDEQVALDGMYEYVGNFFEANVAHYEMDGVHFADTKGYERYADTAALIREKGVSKAGRDYADAALYGTPQQILDKLVWIQEQMGQFDLVLQPSFGGMSHDTARKSVELFAREVMPKARQHYDATAAASV; the protein is encoded by the coding sequence ATGCACATCGGTCTGAACTTCGGCTTCGGAAAACTCGACCCGGAGGTGTCCGACCACGACGTCTACCGCAGCGAGACAGAGCTCGCGGTGCTCGCCGAGGGGCTCGGGTACGACAGTGTCTGGGCGGTGGAGCACCACTTCAGCGACTACGCGTTCTGCCCCGACAACCTTCTGTGGCTCGCGCACGTCGCGGCGCGGACCTCGTCCATCAAGCTCGGCACCGGCGCAGTCATCCTGCCGTGGAACACCCAGCCGATCCGTGTCGCCGAGAAGCTGCTCATGCTGGACCACCTCTCCGAGGGGCGCGTCCTGTTCGGGATGGGCCGCGGGCTCTCCCGCAAGGAGTTCGAGCCGTTCGGAATTCCGCTGGAGGAGACGCGAGGCCGCTTCGACGAGTCCTCCAAGATGATCATCGAGGCCATCGAGTCGGGATACATGCAGGGTGACGGGCCGTTCTTCCCCGTGCCCCGCACGCCCATCAAGCCCGGTCCCTTCGCGCCGTGGGGCGACCGCATCTTCACGGTTGCGGGCTCGCACGACTCGATGGTGTCCGGCGTGAACAACAAGTGCCGCTTGATGTCGTTCATCCTCCGCCCGGTCGACAAGATGATGCCCACCTTCCAGGCATACCTCGACTACTACCGCGAGGTCTGGGACGAGCAGGCGCCCCCCGTCTCGCTGAATGTCGCGATGTACTGCCACGAGGACGAACAGGTCGCTCTCGACGGCATGTACGAGTACGTCGGCAACTTCTTCGAGGCGAATGTGGCCCACTACGAGATGGACGGGGTGCACTTCGCCGACACGAAGGGGTACGAACGCTATGCCGACACGGCCGCGCTCATCCGTGAGAAGGGCGTGAGCAAGGCCGGCCGGGACTACGCCGACGCCGCTCTGTACGGAACGCCCCAGCAGATCCTCGACAAGCTGGTCTGGATCCAGGAGCAGATGGGTCAGTTCGACCTCGTGCTGCAGCCCTCGTTCGGCGGGATGTCGCATGACACAGCACGCAAGAGCGTGGAACTGTTCGCCCGCGAGGTCATGCCCAAGGCCCGCCAGCACTACGACGCGACCGCCGCCGCATCTGTCTGA
- a CDS encoding SDR family NAD(P)-dependent oxidoreductase has translation MEGIKDWNGRVAVVTGGGSGIGKGIAGAFREAGATVVVADRDAAALERARAEGYPAFNTDVTEAEEVSGLADEVLARFGRVDLMVNNAGVGPKAAAKDLTLEDWRWVLDVNLMGVVHGVQAFLPALLANPHGAWMVNTASMSRFFTPPGYAPYVASKAAVEGLSLTIAAELEAAGDTVGVTVLHPGAVRSNIKDSLRNRPAGSTGGLVDFDIAQKITDTDMWIEPEEAGAIVLRAVRNGDRYAFTHPNMLGDVESSFAGVRDAMTRYS, from the coding sequence ATGGAGGGCATCAAGGATTGGAACGGCCGCGTGGCGGTCGTCACCGGTGGTGGCAGCGGCATCGGCAAGGGCATCGCCGGCGCATTCCGGGAGGCGGGAGCCACGGTGGTCGTCGCAGACCGGGACGCGGCCGCTCTGGAGCGCGCACGCGCGGAAGGCTACCCCGCGTTCAACACGGATGTGACGGAAGCGGAGGAGGTCTCCGGGCTCGCCGACGAGGTGCTCGCTCGCTTCGGGCGCGTGGATCTCATGGTGAACAACGCCGGAGTCGGGCCGAAGGCTGCGGCGAAGGACCTCACCCTCGAGGACTGGCGCTGGGTGCTCGACGTGAACCTGATGGGGGTCGTGCACGGCGTTCAGGCGTTCCTACCCGCGCTTCTCGCGAATCCGCACGGCGCGTGGATGGTGAACACGGCGTCGATGTCGCGCTTCTTCACGCCTCCCGGGTACGCGCCCTACGTCGCCAGCAAGGCGGCCGTCGAGGGGCTGAGCCTGACCATCGCCGCCGAGTTGGAAGCCGCCGGCGACACCGTCGGCGTCACGGTGCTGCACCCGGGCGCCGTCCGCTCGAACATCAAGGACAGCCTGCGGAATCGACCGGCGGGCTCGACCGGCGGGCTCGTCGATTTCGACATCGCCCAGAAGATCACCGACACCGACATGTGGATCGAGCCGGAGGAGGCCGGGGCGATCGTCCTGCGCGCCGTGCGCAACGGCGATCGTTACGCGTTCACCCACCCCAACATGCTCGGTGACGTCGAATCATCCTTCGCGGGAGTGCGGGACGCGATGACGCGGTACTCCTGA
- a CDS encoding aldehyde dehydrogenase family protein, translating into MTMTETSAGVRTGLYIGGAERFTDDVLSVADPAKPGAVVGQAAAASAADVADAVAAANSAFPGWAALGAAERARMMAEAIAGIADDRDEDAAILSQENGKVRMEAWVDALVFEIRWNLALMLADEVEKGHTLPVVPGAIPVSTEVAYQPLGAVTVIVPFNWPIAILGAALPHALLAGNTAIVKPPPSAPLATTRVVQRVAEKLPPGVLNVVTGRDADMAGLIQNTDVAKVCFTGSVNGGKRMMEMASKTLTRVTLELGGNDAAVFLEDAILDDTHLDRLFAAIYDTTGQICMNAKRVFVHRSRMDELVAGLEARLNTVVLGYGLDEGTTMGPLHQPAQKAFVEEIIQEAKDAGADVREFGELPTGDLAGGNFLRPAIVVDPDLQLRVVTQEQFGPVIPIIPFDDEDEAVRMANDTWGGLCGSVWTADPTAAQRVGSQLVCGYVWVNDHGATRLDLRAPFGGMKQSGMGREQGIEGVRAFQDTRSIATIDPEALAGMAH; encoded by the coding sequence ATGACGATGACCGAGACGTCTGCCGGAGTGCGGACCGGACTCTACATCGGGGGAGCCGAGCGCTTCACCGACGACGTGCTGTCGGTGGCCGACCCCGCCAAGCCCGGCGCGGTGGTCGGGCAGGCCGCCGCGGCGTCGGCAGCGGATGTGGCGGATGCCGTCGCTGCCGCGAATTCGGCGTTCCCGGGCTGGGCGGCGCTGGGTGCCGCCGAACGGGCACGGATGATGGCCGAGGCCATCGCCGGCATCGCCGATGACCGCGACGAGGACGCCGCCATCCTGTCGCAGGAGAACGGCAAGGTCCGGATGGAGGCCTGGGTCGACGCGCTCGTGTTCGAGATCCGCTGGAACCTCGCGCTCATGCTCGCCGACGAGGTCGAGAAGGGGCACACCCTGCCGGTGGTGCCCGGAGCGATCCCCGTCTCGACGGAGGTCGCCTACCAGCCGCTCGGCGCGGTGACGGTGATCGTCCCCTTCAACTGGCCGATCGCGATCCTGGGAGCGGCGCTGCCGCACGCGCTGCTGGCGGGGAACACGGCGATCGTGAAGCCGCCGCCCTCGGCGCCCCTGGCCACCACCCGCGTGGTGCAGCGGGTGGCCGAGAAGCTGCCGCCCGGGGTCCTGAACGTCGTGACCGGCCGCGATGCGGACATGGCGGGCCTCATCCAGAACACCGACGTGGCGAAGGTGTGCTTCACCGGGTCGGTCAACGGCGGCAAGCGCATGATGGAGATGGCGTCCAAGACCCTCACCAGGGTGACGCTGGAGCTGGGCGGCAACGACGCTGCCGTCTTCCTCGAGGACGCGATCCTCGACGACACGCACCTCGACCGCCTCTTCGCGGCGATCTACGACACCACCGGCCAGATCTGCATGAATGCGAAGCGCGTCTTCGTGCACCGCTCGCGCATGGACGAGCTGGTCGCCGGACTGGAGGCGCGGCTGAACACGGTGGTCCTCGGCTACGGCCTGGATGAGGGCACGACGATGGGCCCGCTGCACCAGCCGGCTCAGAAGGCGTTCGTCGAGGAGATCATCCAGGAGGCCAAGGACGCCGGCGCCGACGTGCGCGAGTTCGGCGAGCTGCCCACGGGCGATCTCGCCGGCGGCAACTTCCTGCGCCCGGCGATCGTGGTCGACCCCGACCTGCAGCTGCGCGTGGTCACGCAGGAGCAGTTCGGTCCGGTCATCCCGATCATCCCGTTCGACGATGAGGACGAGGCGGTGCGGATGGCCAACGACACGTGGGGCGGCTTGTGCGGTTCGGTGTGGACCGCCGACCCCACCGCCGCGCAGCGCGTGGGATCGCAACTGGTGTGCGGGTACGTGTGGGTCAATGACCACGGCGCGACGCGCCTGGACCTGCGCGCCCCGTTCGGCGGCATGAAGCAGTCCGGAATGGGACGCGAGCAGGGGATCGAAGGCGTGCGGGCGTTCCAGGACACCCGCTCGATCGCCACGATCGACCCCGAGGCGCTCGCCGGCATGGCGCACTGA
- a CDS encoding GntR family transcriptional regulator: MTTLPTDDPSSADSPDLTVQIREAILRGEFVPHQRLVEADLSERFGATRASVRTALLNLAGEGLVERLPNRGARVRAISVQEAVEIVEVRIGLESLCVRKAAENLTDAGEAQLRTLRDEIQAAVAAGDLFEYSRLNQDMDRLVRELSGHATATLLLERLRAQSARHQFRLAFQPGRAMQSAPEHIAIIDAVLARDADAAEAATRAHLQGIVEVLQTLE; encoded by the coding sequence ATGACCACGCTGCCCACCGACGATCCGTCGTCGGCCGATTCGCCCGACCTGACCGTCCAGATCAGGGAGGCGATCCTGCGGGGCGAGTTCGTCCCCCACCAGCGGCTCGTGGAGGCCGACCTGTCCGAGCGCTTCGGCGCGACGCGCGCGTCGGTGCGCACGGCGCTGCTGAACCTGGCCGGCGAAGGACTCGTCGAACGCCTCCCCAACCGCGGCGCGCGGGTTCGGGCGATCTCCGTGCAGGAGGCGGTGGAGATCGTGGAGGTGCGCATCGGCTTGGAGTCGCTGTGCGTGCGCAAGGCGGCGGAGAACCTCACCGACGCCGGCGAGGCGCAGCTGCGGACGCTGCGCGACGAGATCCAGGCCGCCGTGGCCGCCGGGGACCTGTTCGAGTATTCGCGACTGAATCAGGACATGGACCGCCTCGTGCGCGAGCTCAGCGGCCATGCCACGGCGACGCTCCTGCTGGAACGCCTGCGCGCCCAATCCGCCCGCCACCAGTTCCGCCTCGCCTTCCAGCCCGGTCGCGCGATGCAGTCGGCGCCGGAGCACATCGCGATCATCGACGCGGTGCTCGCCCGCGACGCGGATGCGGCCGAGGCAGCCACCCGCGCGCACCTGCAGGGCATCGTTGAGGTGCTGCAGACTCTGGAATGA